The DNA segment AATGCCACGTCGATCACTCCTGATTGCTCCTGCATCGTTGGGTGCAGGATGAGTTGAACGTGGGTCAATATTCGATGCAAATATGGGACTGAAGTGGGTCACTTTTGGGTGCAAATCAACACGTGCTTCTACGATTGTGTGATTTTACTTTTTTCTTGAAATTGGTTGGTTAACCAAGTAAATATACAACTGAAAGAATAGAAACTGAACAACCATAACAAAAATAAGGATATTTTCATGACATGCATAATTAACCGTATCTTGCCGACTATCTTCAAATTATTGTTGGCTGTAGCAATCGTTGCCGTACCGCCAGACGATGCCCTTGCCGGCGCAGGCGACGCGGCATCCACCTATGGCCTTGGTCCCATCAACGCCGGGTCCGCGCAAGCTTTCAGCGCTTTCGAGTCTGGGCCCTGGGCTGTGTACTACAACCCCGCAGCGATGGCCCGCTCCCCCGAAGGCGATCTGAGTGCGGTCGTGCAATACGGCGACCAGGAGCTGCGCGCAAAATCGCTGGGGGGCTCTGACCCGTTGACGCGAGAGAGTGACGTCCTGTCGGACAGCAGTTCCGAGCTTGTGCTGCTAGGCATTAAAACCCGCATTACGGGCGCATCTGAATCGGACACGAGCCGCTCCATGTATTTGGGTATTAACGTAGGCGTCGATGAATACATCTCCAACATTCTACCGTACCAAGCCAACACAGCAGAGCAAGGACAATTCCTGCGTTACGAGTCCCAACCGCTTTATCTGGCCTTTGGTGGTGCTGTTCGTGATCTCGTTCGCGGTGTTGATGCAGGCCTTTCAGCACGCTTGACACTAGCGGCGAAGGCACGCCTTGAAGCGGTCTCCGATCTCGCGGGCAATACGGATTCCGAGCAGCTTTCGCTGGAAGCCAAGCCTACCCTGTCCCCGGCGCTGGGAATTAACATCCGCACAAACGAGCTCTTCTGTGGTCACTCACCTTGGCGTCGTACATCTTGTATGCCGTTCGGCCTCAATGGACTGGAGGTGGCGCTGTTCTGGCGTGATGAAACCAACTACGAGGTCAGTGTGGATGCTAACGTGGTTATTCCTGGCGTCATCCCCGAGCCGGGACTTGATCTAGCTCTGTCAACCATCGATTCGTATCAGCCACAGGTGTTCGGCGGCAGCATCCTGCTGCCTCTTGGAAAGTTCGAGCTTGTAGCCTCTGTCGAAAAGCAAAATTGGTCTGAGCTGGAAAGCAAATTTGCCGGAGATACAGTCAGAGAGCAGGCAGGTTTGCGTTTTAATGATGTGGTCGTTCCCCGCGTTGGCGCCCGCTTCCAGTTGTCTGACCAGCTCCGGTTTTTTGGCGGGCTGGCATGGGAAGATTCTCCCCTGAAATCATCCCGCTCACAAGACGTAAACTTTCTTGATAGCGATAAAACGGTGGTCGGCATTGGCGGCGACTACCGGCTCAAGAACGCACCCATCATCAATGCTCCCCTGGTGCTGTCGCTGGCCTATCAGTACCAGCAGATCGAGGAGCGCGATTTTGAGCTGACGTCAATCAACTCTCCCTCCGATCCGGCACCATTCGAGACGGTGCGCGCTGATGGCGATATTCACCTCTTCTCATTATCTGCTTCAATGAAGTTCTGAGCAGAACTTCGGCAGATTTGACGAATCGCGAACAGGGAAAAAACATAATGAAAACAATAATAAACCACAGAACAATAACTAGTTTTATTGCACTATGGGTACTGCTGCCCAACGTCCTCTTGCTGTCCGGGTGTGGAGGCGATAATAGCGCTATTACCTTTACTAGAAGCCCTACTTCCAAGAGTCTTATTTTCGCCTACCCCTATCCGGGTCAACGGGAAGTGACGCCCAGCGCCCAGGTTGTGCTTCGTTTCTCAGCTCCCCTTGATGAAAGCGTTACTGCGGACTTACATAACCGACTGCAGCTGGTTACTGTCGAGGGTGACAACGCCATCACCTTCGATCATGACGCAGCGGATGACAAACGCGGCCTAGTGCTACGCCCTGTTGATAAACTCACACCAAATACGGAATACCGGCTGCAACTGATCGGAGAGGGTATCGGCGGGATCGACACAAGCCCTTTCCGTGACTTTCGTTTTCGTACCGCTGGCGCGCAGCAGGGGTTTGCCGAGACGATTGGCGACGGAAACTTCGAACTGCTCACCATCGCCCCCCTGGATCAGAGCGCGCTGTTGGCCAGCATTGACGATGCCAGACAGCCAAACGACATGAGCACCCTAAGAATGGTGTTCAATCGCTTGCTAGATCCGGCTACCGCCAACTATGGAGAGCAGGTCAAGCTTATCGACGCTCAGGGCAGTCTAGTCAGGGTCAGTCTTTTGCTTCAGGGACGCTATCTGGTGCTCGACCCAATGAATGATCTCAAACCGGTGAAACATACCCTGATCCTGTCCGGTCTGCGCAGCCGGGGCGGTGAGACGCTCCCGGACCTTGAGCGCACCTTCACACCTGTGGCCACAATACCGCGTGAAACAGCAATACTCAAAGTGGGCGCGCTTGGTGAACAACAGCCGGACCTGGAATCAAAGCTCACTGGGAAAAGCATCAATGAGGTTCCGGTAGAAAGTTTTGTACTGGGTACCGAATCCTTTACCAAACTGGAGGGCGATCTGGCGGCGGACTTGGGTTTCGTTCCGCATTTTGCTGACGCAGCCCCCCTGCGGGTACCTGCAGGTTCAGTGCTACGCGGAAGCCCGGTGGCAGTCAACATTCTTGGCGAAGTCAATGCAGGCATTGAAACCGGAGAGGTGTTGATCACACTACTCAGTGATGCAAACGGCTACCTGATAGCCAACCCGTTCAGCGACGCAAAGGACGCTCCGCGCTATGCTTTACTAAATATGGATGCGGCCATGACCGCAGCGGGAAGTATCGCCAACGCTGCGCTGAGCCAGAACTTACTGGACATTCAGGTAGTAGGCCTTGCTATAGTAGAAGATGGTGTATTGGTGATGGATGCCGTTAGTGTAGTTGAACCTGAAATTCTCGGCCTGGAACGCGCCAGCGGCCTGTTGTCTTTCCGCCTGGAAGCCTATGCCGACCAACGCAACGCGCCGGTACCGCCAACCGATACGCGCCCACTTGAGCTGCAATCCTGGTCACCCGGGGATAATTTTCAACCCAATGCCCGCCCCGGTGACCCTGTTATCCTAAACTTTAACAAGCCCCTTGATCCGGCATCGGTTTTCCTTGATGGCGCTATTACGGTCAACGTTAACGGTATTCCCTTGCTACCTAATCAGGTGCTTATGCGCCAGGACGGTGCCACCATCGTCATCAAGGGTTCCGGTATCGTTGAGCACAATCAGGATGTTGAAATCACACTGTCCAGCCTGCTGCGCGATACACAGGGCAATCCGCTGAATCAGGACAGAGCGCTTGCAATGCGCCTTCCTGACCTGCATCGTCCTAACGGCGATGGCACCGGGCTGCGCTCGCCCATCGCGGCCGTATTTCCCGGCTTTTCCTGCGCGCTAACAGAGGCCGAGCTCACCGGCGAGCGGTCCACATGGCGCAACGGTCGCTGCGTTGGCGGCAAGAGTAGCGACCCCAAATTCCACGTGAATGGTCTGTACAAGGACTACCCCATCCGCGTCTTGTTCAACCGCGACATCGATCCGTCAACGATCAACGAGACCACCTTCTTCGTTGAACGCCGGGATTCAAGCAACAATTGGCTACCCATACCGGGTCGGCTGGATATCCTGCCCCAGCGGGTGGAGTTCTTCCCGGATACCCCCTGGCAGGTCGGTGAACTTTATAGGTACACCTTAAAATCGGTGGACAATCCCGATTGCGGGGTCACTGCCATTTGTTCGCCGGATGGTGCACCGCTTCAAACCAGACAAATCTCGCAAAGCAGTGCATCTGCTCCTGCCCCTCGCGAAGGAGGCCCTGATATGGTGAATCACTTTGTCGCTGCCGGTGAGGATGATCGCTATACGTTAGTTGGTTTGCGCGTTCTGCCAGTGGCGGATGCCAATACCAATATGGTGCTTGACGAAGAAGAACAAGGTGCGGTAGTCCTCGAGGACAGCAGTATCGAGCCACCACCCAATCATCTAGGGATGGTGTTAAAGAGTTATGGCGGCGTCATAACGAATGCCAATCTCGGTTGTTCACTTGGGGAGGATTGCCCGGAAAACCACTTCGCATTTATTAGCAGCGGTGCTCTAGCAGCCGGCCCACGTACACACGATCCCGATGTTCAGGTGAATCGTCGTCTGATCGACAGTAACCCAGCCACAGATAATTTCGTAGCGGGTGCCATACGAGCCAACGTCTACCCGACAACGGTCAGTACTACCAGCGTTTTTCTGGAGGCTCAGGCTCTAGGACTCATCACTATCGGCCTGGATACGGGGCCACTGATTCTCAGGCTGTTGCCCCAAGAATCGGATGAACCCTTTATCACAGGGTTTATCTCCGACACGCCGAACGGCCCCTGGTTCAATGCCACCTTCGACGTACTCGTGGATGCCCCCGAGCTGAGACCCGCGCTGGGCCCTATTGTGCTTAGTCACGATATTCGCAGTAAACCGGTAGCCAATGTAACGCTTGAGGGGCCACTGCGCTTTGTCGACGATGGTCGGTTGGTCCTCAAGCTGGGCAACGCTGACGCTCTCGTGATTCCGGCCGGTATAAGCTTACTTGGTCTTGGCCTAGGGAGCGTGGAACTGGAAGTTCCCCCGCTTGCTCTCGATATGACTTTGACCTTCCTGCCTGTCAAAAATTTCTGACGCGGAACTCACTTCTATAACGGGCAATAGTTAAGTCAATTGATCTCTCAATAGAGCCTTTAAAGGGTCTAATCAAGCAGTCTGATTCCCCACTGGCAAAAACGTTTTGCCAGTGGGGAATGCATTGAGCTATAATTTGGTCAGCCAACCAAATTATAGCTCAATGCTTAAAAAAATAGAGGTAGACATGACATGTAGTCGTACCCGACAAACTGATCAGTTCACTTCATCAGTGACGCCTACAGAGTATGTCGGTGCTGGTGGATTGATTCTCCGGGCCAGTCGATTCGGCGAGTTAACAGCCCCCATCGTGTTGCTACTTCACGGCGGAGGGCAAACGCGTTACGCCTGGAACCATACTGCACAAGCTCTCTCCGAGATGGGCTACTGCGCAATCACATTGGATGCGCGCGGGCACGGCGAAAGCGATTGGTGTGCACAAGGTGATTACAGCACCGAAAGCTTGGTCGCTGACCTTGGCGCTGTGATTTGCGCGTTGCCTACAGCCCCCGTCATTGTCGGAGCTTCCATGGGCGGTCTGACTGCCATGCTCGCCCTTGGGGAGGATGACTCGCTGCCCTGTTCAGCACTCGTACTGGTGGATGTGGCACCACGTCTCGAACAGCAAGGCGTTCGTCGCATCATAGAATTCATGTGCCGCCATCATGACGGATTCGATGACATTCAACAGGTGCGCGATGCAGTCGCCGCATACAATCCACATCGTGCTCATGCCAATGACCTGTCAGGACTGCACAAGAATTTGCGCCGCCATAATGATGGCCGTCTTTACTGGCATTGGGATCCTGCCTTTCTGGATCACGCCCGCTTACCTTCGGAAACCGACGACGGCATGTTTGAGCGAATCAGGCTGGAGTCAGCAGCTAGAAAGCTTTCCATGCCAGTACTACTAATTCGGGGGCACCAGAGCGACGTGCTCAGCGACCAGGGCGCACGCGAACTACTCGACCTGGTTCCCCACGCGCACTATGAAGTGCTGGATCAGGCAGGACATATGGTGGCCGGGGACAGAAACACTATTTTCACCGAAGCGGTATTGAATTTTCTACACAACCCGTCGTGCATAGGCGACGCGTGGGGGGCGGGCCCCTTGACTGAAACGGAGTAATAGCATGAAACATACTTATTTAGATGTTCTAATTATTGGCGCAGGCCTGTCGGGCATTGGCGCGGCCTGTCACCTGAAAAAGAAATGCCCGAGTCTGCGTTTCGGTATCATTGAGCGGCGCAAACGTATTGGTGGCACCTGGGACTTATTCCGTTACCCCGGTATCCGTTCGGATTCCGACATGTTTACTTTAGGTTACAACTTTCGACCCTGGACTGACACCAAGATGCTTGCCGACGGCCCTTCTATTCGCAATTACATTGAAGACACAGCAAGCGAATATGGCGTAAAACGTCATATTAACTTCGGTTTGAAAGTGCTTTCGGAATCCTGGAACAGTGAGAAAAACCATTGGATCGTTACTGCCATTGACGAAACAACCGGTGAAGAGCACCAGTTCAACGCTGGCTTTGTACTCAACTGTACCGGCTATTACAAATACGATGCCGGTTACACCCCGGACATTCCGGGTCTCGACAAATTCAAGGGTAAATTGATTCATCCACAACACTGGCCGGAAGACTACGATTACAGTGGTAAACGGGTGGTGGTTATTGGGAGTGGTGCCACTGCCGTGACGCTGGTGCCGGCCATGACAGACAAGGCGTCTCACGTGGTGATGCTGCAACGCTCCCCTACCTACGTCGCCTCCGTACCAGAGCAAGATCTGATTTCCAGAAACCTGCGTCGCATCCTGCCGGAAATGACCGTTTACCGGATGGCTCGGACCCGAAACATCCTACTACAGAGAGCAGTATACCGGCTCTCGCTGGCTAAACCCAAGGCGATGCGCCGCCTACTTTTGGCGGCTGCGCGCCGCCAGTTGGGTCCGGATATCGACATGAAGCATTTCCAGCCCCATTACAATCCCTGGGAGGAGCGTATGTGTGCTGTACCCAAGGGTGATCTCTTCAAAGTAATTCGCGAAGGGAAGGCCTCCGTGGTGACCGATCAAATCGACACTGTGACTGAAACTGGCATCCAACTGAAGTCTGGTGACCATCTTGACGCAGATGTTCTGATCACCGCCACGGGTCTTGATCTACAACTGTTCGGTGGCGCGAAGTTAGAAGTGGATGGACGTGAGGTCAATGTGGCCGACACCATGATGTACAAGGGTCTGATGCTAGAAGGTGTGCCCAATATGGCCCTCGTGTTTGGTTACACTAACTCATCCTGGACATTGAAGGCGGATATCGCCAGTGAATTCGTCTGCCGCCTACTGAATCACATGCGCGGCATCGGCGCCCGAGTGGTCACGCCTGTCGACGAAGAAGGATGCGCTACAGATCTGAACTTTCTTAATCTTCGCTCTGGATACGTTCAGCGTGCCAATGACCGCCTGCCACGCCAAGGCAGCAAGGTTCCCTGGCAAAACCTTGATGATTATTTACGTGACCTGCCCGCATTGCGCTACGGCAACCTGGAGGACGGTCACCTTCATTTTGAGGGAAATACCAAACGCAGGAAAGGTGGTGTACTGAGAGGTCTGCTCAGCGCCTGACCCGTTCAATCGATTGGAGGACACATGAAGAATTTTTACAATAAAGTAGCAGCCATCACCGGGGCTGGATCGGGTATCGGCCAGGCCATCGCCATTGCACTGGCTGAAGAAGGCTGTCACCTAGCACTGGCGGACATCAGTGAGAACGGCCTGCAAGACACTGTCGCCCGCTTGCGCGACTATCCTGTCAAGGTTACCTCCCATGTTGTAGATGTCGGTCGCCGGGAGGCTGTTTATCAGTACGCCGACGACTGCATTAAAGCACACGGCCACGTAAACCTGATCATCAACAATGCTGGCGTCGGCCTTGGTGAAACTGTCGAAGCCATGAGCTACGAAAACTTCGAATGGCTCATGAACATCAACTTCTGGGGCGTGGTGTACGGCACCAAGGCCTTTCTGCCTTATCTAAAGCAATCCGGTGACGGCCACATCGTCAATATCTCCAGTATCTTTGGCATTATCGGTGTGCCTACACAATCTGCCTATAACGCAGCGAAATTCGCTGTCAAAGGCTTTACTGAATCACTACGGGAAGAACTGGATATTGAAGGTAGCAGCGTCAGCGCAACCTGCGTACATCCGGGTGGAGTTAAAACCGCGATTGCTCGCAATAGCCGTATGGGTGATACAGGCAGCTTGACTCTAGGCAGTAAGGAAGAGATCGCAGAGCTTTTCGAGCGCATCGCCCGCACAACGCCGGAACAGGCAGCCAATGCCATATTGCAGGGAGTCCGCAAGAATCAGCGCAGAGTACTCATAGGTGCAGACGCAGTATTACTGGATATCGGTCAGCGCTTAATGCCGACAGGCTACCAGCGGCTACTCGAAACATTTTTCAACAGGCGCGAGGGTAAGGAAAATGCGCTGAGAGAATCGTTATGAAACCAACTGAATTGAA comes from the Ketobacter sp. MCCC 1A13808 genome and includes:
- a CDS encoding OmpP1/FadL family transporter, translated to MTCIINRILPTIFKLLLAVAIVAVPPDDALAGAGDAASTYGLGPINAGSAQAFSAFESGPWAVYYNPAAMARSPEGDLSAVVQYGDQELRAKSLGGSDPLTRESDVLSDSSSELVLLGIKTRITGASESDTSRSMYLGINVGVDEYISNILPYQANTAEQGQFLRYESQPLYLAFGGAVRDLVRGVDAGLSARLTLAAKARLEAVSDLAGNTDSEQLSLEAKPTLSPALGINIRTNELFCGHSPWRRTSCMPFGLNGLEVALFWRDETNYEVSVDANVVIPGVIPEPGLDLALSTIDSYQPQVFGGSILLPLGKFELVASVEKQNWSELESKFAGDTVREQAGLRFNDVVVPRVGARFQLSDQLRFFGGLAWEDSPLKSSRSQDVNFLDSDKTVVGIGGDYRLKNAPIINAPLVLSLAYQYQQIEERDFELTSINSPSDPAPFETVRADGDIHLFSLSASMKF
- a CDS encoding Ig-like domain-containing protein gives rise to the protein MKTIINHRTITSFIALWVLLPNVLLLSGCGGDNSAITFTRSPTSKSLIFAYPYPGQREVTPSAQVVLRFSAPLDESVTADLHNRLQLVTVEGDNAITFDHDAADDKRGLVLRPVDKLTPNTEYRLQLIGEGIGGIDTSPFRDFRFRTAGAQQGFAETIGDGNFELLTIAPLDQSALLASIDDARQPNDMSTLRMVFNRLLDPATANYGEQVKLIDAQGSLVRVSLLLQGRYLVLDPMNDLKPVKHTLILSGLRSRGGETLPDLERTFTPVATIPRETAILKVGALGEQQPDLESKLTGKSINEVPVESFVLGTESFTKLEGDLAADLGFVPHFADAAPLRVPAGSVLRGSPVAVNILGEVNAGIETGEVLITLLSDANGYLIANPFSDAKDAPRYALLNMDAAMTAAGSIANAALSQNLLDIQVVGLAIVEDGVLVMDAVSVVEPEILGLERASGLLSFRLEAYADQRNAPVPPTDTRPLELQSWSPGDNFQPNARPGDPVILNFNKPLDPASVFLDGAITVNVNGIPLLPNQVLMRQDGATIVIKGSGIVEHNQDVEITLSSLLRDTQGNPLNQDRALAMRLPDLHRPNGDGTGLRSPIAAVFPGFSCALTEAELTGERSTWRNGRCVGGKSSDPKFHVNGLYKDYPIRVLFNRDIDPSTINETTFFVERRDSSNNWLPIPGRLDILPQRVEFFPDTPWQVGELYRYTLKSVDNPDCGVTAICSPDGAPLQTRQISQSSASAPAPREGGPDMVNHFVAAGEDDRYTLVGLRVLPVADANTNMVLDEEEQGAVVLEDSSIEPPPNHLGMVLKSYGGVITNANLGCSLGEDCPENHFAFISSGALAAGPRTHDPDVQVNRRLIDSNPATDNFVAGAIRANVYPTTVSTTSVFLEAQALGLITIGLDTGPLILRLLPQESDEPFITGFISDTPNGPWFNATFDVLVDAPELRPALGPIVLSHDIRSKPVANVTLEGPLRFVDDGRLVLKLGNADALVIPAGISLLGLGLGSVELEVPPLALDMTLTFLPVKNF
- a CDS encoding alpha/beta fold hydrolase, which encodes MTCSRTRQTDQFTSSVTPTEYVGAGGLILRASRFGELTAPIVLLLHGGGQTRYAWNHTAQALSEMGYCAITLDARGHGESDWCAQGDYSTESLVADLGAVICALPTAPVIVGASMGGLTAMLALGEDDSLPCSALVLVDVAPRLEQQGVRRIIEFMCRHHDGFDDIQQVRDAVAAYNPHRAHANDLSGLHKNLRRHNDGRLYWHWDPAFLDHARLPSETDDGMFERIRLESAARKLSMPVLLIRGHQSDVLSDQGARELLDLVPHAHYEVLDQAGHMVAGDRNTIFTEAVLNFLHNPSCIGDAWGAGPLTETE
- a CDS encoding flavin-containing monooxygenase, with the protein product MKHTYLDVLIIGAGLSGIGAACHLKKKCPSLRFGIIERRKRIGGTWDLFRYPGIRSDSDMFTLGYNFRPWTDTKMLADGPSIRNYIEDTASEYGVKRHINFGLKVLSESWNSEKNHWIVTAIDETTGEEHQFNAGFVLNCTGYYKYDAGYTPDIPGLDKFKGKLIHPQHWPEDYDYSGKRVVVIGSGATAVTLVPAMTDKASHVVMLQRSPTYVASVPEQDLISRNLRRILPEMTVYRMARTRNILLQRAVYRLSLAKPKAMRRLLLAAARRQLGPDIDMKHFQPHYNPWEERMCAVPKGDLFKVIREGKASVVTDQIDTVTETGIQLKSGDHLDADVLITATGLDLQLFGGAKLEVDGREVNVADTMMYKGLMLEGVPNMALVFGYTNSSWTLKADIASEFVCRLLNHMRGIGARVVTPVDEEGCATDLNFLNLRSGYVQRANDRLPRQGSKVPWQNLDDYLRDLPALRYGNLEDGHLHFEGNTKRRKGGVLRGLLSA
- a CDS encoding SDR family NAD(P)-dependent oxidoreductase, which produces MKNFYNKVAAITGAGSGIGQAIAIALAEEGCHLALADISENGLQDTVARLRDYPVKVTSHVVDVGRREAVYQYADDCIKAHGHVNLIINNAGVGLGETVEAMSYENFEWLMNINFWGVVYGTKAFLPYLKQSGDGHIVNISSIFGIIGVPTQSAYNAAKFAVKGFTESLREELDIEGSSVSATCVHPGGVKTAIARNSRMGDTGSLTLGSKEEIAELFERIARTTPEQAANAILQGVRKNQRRVLIGADAVLLDIGQRLMPTGYQRLLETFFNRREGKENALRESL